Proteins encoded together in one Syntrophorhabdaceae bacterium window:
- a CDS encoding sodium:solute symporter family protein translates to MIYLIIFTIIYLAITIYLSYLGYRKTTTVSDYLLAGREVNPVIMSLSYGSTYISTSAIIGFGGISALYGLSMSWLAFLNIFIGVLVAFIIFGKRTRKMGKALDAHTFPELIGRRYNSRFIQGFSGVVILFFMPVYTSAILIGISRFIEIYLKVPFTTALLVFLLINACYVIWGGLKGVLYTSVFQGIIMIVVMIIIGITTYVSAGGLIEGHRELATMASYLPENLLKAGHNGFTSFPTAGSPLWWFVITTLILGVGIGVLGQPQLNVRFMTLKSDRELNRSIPFTALYILFTTGIAFAVGALTNVIFYKKTGMLSFDAAFGNIDKIIPLYVEQFYPKWFVAIFLVTLMAAAMSANSAQFHALGASLSRDIFEQALLKGKSVAETTIVTRIGIVFSIFATLIFGLLMPEGSVAIATAFFFGLSGATFIPAYLFGLYWKKATKTGAKTSILCGFFSFLIWMVFFHENQSKTIGLCRWFFGRDSLIGHPFNNIDPQMIALPLSFIVFIAVSLFTNPVSQDVIKKAFRHI, encoded by the coding sequence ATGATATATCTTATAATCTTTACAATAATCTATCTTGCCATCACCATATATTTAAGTTATTTAGGTTATAGAAAGACCACCACAGTATCGGATTATCTCCTGGCAGGGAGGGAGGTTAATCCTGTCATTATGTCCTTAAGTTATGGCTCTACCTACATAAGCACCTCTGCAATCATTGGCTTCGGTGGCATAAGCGCTCTCTATGGATTAAGCATGTCATGGCTTGCATTCCTCAATATTTTTATCGGTGTCCTGGTTGCCTTTATCATCTTTGGCAAGAGGACAAGAAAGATGGGCAAGGCACTGGATGCCCACACATTTCCCGAACTGATTGGCAGAAGATATAACTCAAGATTTATTCAAGGGTTTTCAGGTGTGGTGATACTTTTTTTTATGCCAGTCTATACTTCCGCCATACTCATAGGTATATCGAGATTTATAGAGATATACCTTAAGGTGCCCTTTACCACTGCGCTTTTGGTGTTTCTTCTCATAAATGCCTGCTATGTTATATGGGGAGGTTTAAAAGGTGTCCTATATACATCCGTATTCCAGGGGATAATAATGATAGTGGTGATGATTATCATAGGCATAACAACCTATGTATCAGCAGGTGGTCTTATTGAAGGGCACAGGGAACTGGCAACTATGGCATCCTATTTACCGGAAAACCTTTTGAAGGCAGGACATAATGGTTTTACGTCGTTTCCCACGGCAGGCTCGCCATTATGGTGGTTTGTGATAACAACACTTATACTCGGTGTAGGCATAGGTGTATTGGGACAGCCACAGTTGAATGTGAGATTTATGACTCTTAAATCAGACAGGGAGCTTAACAGGTCTATCCCATTTACTGCCCTTTATATCCTTTTTACAACCGGTATAGCCTTTGCTGTAGGTGCCCTTACAAATGTCATCTTCTATAAAAAAACAGGCATGTTATCTTTTGATGCAGCCTTTGGAAATATAGACAAGATCATTCCACTATATGTGGAACAATTCTACCCTAAGTGGTTTGTTGCCATTTTCCTTGTGACACTCATGGCTGCTGCCATGAGTGCAAACAGCGCACAGTTCCATGCCCTTGGTGCGTCCTTAAGCAGGGATATTTTTGAGCAGGCTCTATTAAAGGGTAAATCAGTAGCAGAGACCACTATTGTAACAAGGATAGGTATAGTATTCAGTATCTTTGCCACCTTAATATTTGGTCTTTTGATGCCTGAAGGCTCAGTGGCTATTGCCACTGCCTTTTTCTTTGGTCTATCAGGTGCCACATTTATTCCAGCATACCTCTTTGGGTTATACTGGAAAAAGGCAACAAAGACAGGTGCAAAGACAAGCATACTCTGCGGTTTTTTTTCATTCCTTATATGGATGGTGTTTTTCCATGAAAACCAATCAAAGACAATAGGTCTATGCCGATGGTTTTTTGGAAGGGATTCGCTGATAGGCCATCCCTTTAATAATATAGACCCCCAGATGATTGCCCTACCTCTGTCATTTATTGTCTTTATCGCGGTCTCTTTATTTACGAACCCTGTAAGCCAGGATGTGATCAAAAAGGCTTTCAGGCACATTTGA